In one window of Arachis ipaensis cultivar K30076 chromosome B06, Araip1.1, whole genome shotgun sequence DNA:
- the LOC107646847 gene encoding cation/H(+) antiporter 15-like, with protein sequence MGDFLPPACFNMFVSDEHRMWQTSNILETELPMLAFQIFFTVLVGRLLFNAFRPLHQPRIISFVFVGFLLTPPLLGNIPEVFGFIYPVNGILNVEVTSHFGLIYYAFLNGLEMNLDTILKSKKEATSIAAMGIIFPILTGPGLYALHRKFYINNTFKLEQVSSHAYLLWTLVLTVTGFPNLVEILSELKLHYTSLGKVALTAGMISDTYNWILFTLLVPFSIDSSNAIYSVLCTVLFLTVCIFLVRPLLKKIIERKTENDEWDEYQLLFVVMGAFACSYVTDILGTHAIVGAFVYGLILPHGKFADLVMSVSDDFGGGFLAPLYFSGNGMRLIIKSVFSHANWPLTMLVLILLCVTKILGTLFATSLSGKSARDGFAIGLLLNTKGALALIMLSIVWDKMIFFAPTYAVLTAAVLLMTIVVSPMINFMFKPRKRFEQNKLRTIQKLRANVELRILACVHNNHHATSMINILELFNATRLSPIHVFGLYLVEITQRAAALVVAHMEPSNQLGVQSNLTESQVESENIAFTFKALGNNGDGNGNDAFRVETTSVVSSYETIHQDIYISARERGTSLILLPFHQQLSSDGNLLETTNVVYRDINKNVMQDAPCSVGIFIDRGLVTFSQTCLHILMIFVGGPDDREALAIAWKMAGHPRVQLSMVRLCLLDEAAAAAEEASHHSEEAEGILSNAMDNDKQKELDDEYISKFRYTAVNNEDYISYSEADIRAGEDIPRVLKALDQRGCDLYVVGQGNCRNSILFSNLLEWCDCLELGVIGDILASNIFGTNSSILVVQQYGFGGMKLERKQDHTANNSRFGSLIVKAE encoded by the exons ATGGGAGATTTCTTGCCACCTGCATGTTTTAATATGTTTGTATCCGATGAACATCGAATGTGGCAAACAAGTAATATCCTAGAAACAGAGCTTCCTATGCTTGCATTTCAAATTTTCTTCACTGTATTAGTGGGTCGTCTTCTCTTCAATGCATTCAGACCTCTCCATCAACCTCGCATCATTTCATTTGTCTTT GTTGGTTTCTTACTGACTCCACCACTATTGGGGAACATTCCAGAAGTATTCGGCTTCATTTATCCTGTAAACGGAATACTCAATGTTGAAGTTACTTCACATTTTGGCCTCATTTACTACGCTTTCCTCAATGGCCTGGAAATGAACCTAGACacaattctaaaatccaagaaaGAAGCTACAAGCATTGCAGCCATGGGAATCATCTTTCCCATTCTAACAGGACCAGGATTATATGCTCTGCATCgaaaattctatatcaataataCGTTCAAGCTTGAACAAGTTTCAAGTCATGCGTATTTACTTTGGACTTTAGTTCTCACAGTTACAGGTTTTCCAAACCTAGTTGAAATCCTTTCTGAGCTCAAGCTTCATTACACCAGCCTAGGAAAAGTTGCATTAACGGCCGGCATGATTAGTGATACTTACAACTGGATTCTCTTCACATTATTGGTGCCATTTTCAATTGATAGCTCCAACGCAATTTATTCAGTGCTATGCACAGTTTTGTTCCTTACTGTGTGCATCTTTTTGGTCCGCCCTTTACTTAAAAAGATTATTGAACGCAAGACAGAAAATGATGAATGGGATGAGTACCAACTCCTTTTTGTGGTGATGGGAGCTTTTGCATGTTCATATGTTACAGACATTCTTGGCACACATGCCATTGTTGGTGCTTTTGTGTACGGACTAATTTTGCCTCACGGCAAATTTGctgacttggttatgtcggtttCTGATGACTTTGGTGGAGGGTTTCTGGCGCCACTTTACTTTTCAGGCAATGGAATGAGACTTATAATAAAATCCGTTTTTTCTCATGCAAATTGGCCATTGACAATGCTGGTTCTAATCTTACTGTGTGTCACAAAGATATTGGGAACTTTATTTGCCACCTCCTTATCTGGTAAGTCTGCCAGAGATGGTTTTGCCATAGGATTGCTTCTCAACACCAAAGGAGCTTTAGCGCTCATAATGCTAAGCATTGTTTGGGATAAGATG ATCTTTTTTGCACCAACATATGCTGTCCTCACTGCTGCCGTTCTTCTAATGACCATAGTAGTTTCACCAATGATTAACTTCATGTTCAAGCCAAGAAAGCGATTTGAACAGAACAAGCTAAGGACCATACAAAAGCTAAGAGCGAATGTAGAGCTCCGAATTTTGGCATGTGTCCACAATAATCACCATGCTACGAGCATGATCAACATCCTTGAACTATTCAATGCTACTAGACTTTCCCCAATACATGTCTTCGGCTTGTACCTTGTCGAAATTACACAACGTGCCGCCGCACTTGTTGTTGCTCATATGGAGCCAAGTAACCAGCTTGGAGTGCAAAGTAATCTCACCGAGTCTCAAGTTGAGTCAGAAAACATTGCTTTTACCTTCAAGGCCCTTGGAAATAACGGAGATGGAAATGGAAATGACGCTTTTAGAGTCGAGACCACGAGCGTGGTCTCGTCCTATGAAACCATTCATCAGGATATATACATCTCTGCAAGAGAAAGAGGCACGAGCTTGATTCTCCTTCCCTTCCACCAGCAATTAAGTTCAGATGGTAACTTACTAGAAACAACCAATGTCGTATACAGAGATATAAACAAGAATGTAATGCAAGACGCGCCTTGTTCTGTGGGAATATTCATAGACCGTGGTCTCGTAACTTTCTCTCAAACATGTCTTCATATTCTTATGATCTTTGTCGGAGGCCCGGATGACCGTGAAGCGTTAGCAATTGCTTGGAAGATGGCAGGGCATCCGAGGGTTCAACTATCAATGGTTCGACTCTGTTTGTTAGATGAAGCTGCTGCTGCTGCAGAAGAAGCATCTCATCATtctgaagaagcagaggggataTTGTCCAATGCGATGGATAACGATAAGCAGAAGGAGTTGGATGATGAGTATATAAGTAAATTTAGATACACTGCGGTGAATAATGAGGATTATatatcttattcagaggctgataTTCGTGCAGGTGAAGATATCCCTAGAGTGTTGAAAGCACTTGACCAAAGAGGGTGTGATTTATACGTAGTTGGACAAGGAAATTGCAGGAACTCCATACTCTTCTCAAACTTACTAGAATGGTGTGATTGTTTGGAATTAGGTGTTATTGGGGATATTTTAGCTTCAAATATTTTTGGTACAAACTCATCTATTTTAGTTGTTCAACAGTATGGTTTTGGAGGGATGAAACTGGAGAGGAAACAAGACCATACGGCTAATAATAGTCGCTTTGGATCGCTAATTGTGAAGGCAGAATAA